One region of Priestia megaterium genomic DNA includes:
- the ruvB gene encoding Holliday junction branch migration DNA helicase RuvB has protein sequence MDDRIVTGDVLGEEEIIEQSLRPQTLQQYIGQHKVKSHLDIFIKAAKMRSETLDHVLLYGPPGLGKTTLATIIANEMGVQIRTTSGPAIERPGDLAAVLTSLEPGDVLFIDEIHRLNRSVEEVLYPAMEDFCLDIVIGKGPSARSVRLDLPPFTLVGATTRAGLLSSPLRDRFGVLSRLEYYQEEDLASIVERTAAILDVEIDQKATFEMARRARGTPRIANRLLRRVRDFAQVKGDGAITETLATEALEMLQVDRLGLDHIDHKLLRGIIEKFRGGPVGLDTISATIGEESHTIEDVYEPYLLQIGFLQRTPRGRIVTPLVYDHFQLEVPDQ, from the coding sequence ATGGACGATCGTATTGTAACGGGAGATGTTCTTGGTGAAGAAGAAATCATCGAGCAAAGTTTGCGGCCGCAAACCTTACAGCAGTATATTGGTCAGCATAAAGTAAAATCCCATCTTGACATTTTTATTAAAGCTGCCAAAATGCGAAGCGAAACGTTAGATCACGTGCTCTTATATGGTCCTCCAGGATTAGGTAAAACAACCCTTGCCACTATTATCGCTAATGAAATGGGCGTGCAAATCCGAACGACCTCAGGGCCAGCCATTGAGCGTCCAGGCGACTTAGCCGCGGTTTTAACCAGCTTAGAGCCTGGAGATGTGCTTTTTATTGATGAAATTCATCGATTAAATCGTTCAGTTGAAGAAGTACTGTACCCAGCAATGGAAGACTTCTGTTTGGACATTGTGATTGGAAAAGGGCCGAGTGCACGTTCTGTCCGTCTTGATTTGCCTCCGTTTACGCTAGTAGGTGCAACAACAAGAGCAGGGCTTTTATCTTCTCCTTTACGTGATCGCTTCGGCGTTTTAAGCCGTTTGGAATACTATCAAGAAGAAGATCTTGCTTCGATAGTAGAAAGAACAGCAGCTATTTTAGATGTAGAGATTGATCAGAAAGCGACGTTTGAGATGGCTAGGCGTGCTAGGGGAACTCCACGTATTGCGAATCGCTTGCTTCGAAGAGTCAGAGATTTTGCCCAGGTAAAAGGAGACGGAGCTATAACTGAAACCCTTGCTACTGAAGCATTAGAAATGTTACAGGTGGACCGTTTAGGTCTTGATCATATTGACCATAAATTATTAAGAGGGATTATTGAAAAATTTAGAGGCGGGCCTGTAGGCTTAGATACAATATCAGCTACTATTGGTGAAGAATCTCACACGATTGAAGATGTATACGAGCCTTATTTACTACAAATTGGCTTTTTGCAGCGAACGCCTCGAGGACGAATTGTGACTCCTTTGGTTTATGATCATTTTCAGCTGGAGGTGCCTGATCAGTGA
- the ruvA gene encoding Holliday junction branch migration protein RuvA: MFDYIKGTVTYINPEYIVIENNGIGYQVFTPNPYVFSIDEQPKTVYTYQYVREDVIALYGFASREQKDLFMKLISVSGIGPKGGLAILASGNPAQVVQAVEEEDEKFLVKFPGVGKKTARQMILDLKGKLHDIVPDAVPSLFADLDAQEVKSQSSEALDEAIEALKVLGYAEREIKKIVPALMKETMTTDQYIKEALKRLLKQ; encoded by the coding sequence TTGTTTGATTATATCAAAGGCACGGTTACATATATAAATCCTGAGTATATAGTAATTGAAAACAACGGAATAGGCTATCAGGTCTTTACGCCGAATCCATACGTGTTTTCAATTGATGAACAACCAAAAACGGTTTACACCTATCAATATGTAAGAGAAGATGTAATTGCACTTTACGGGTTTGCTTCGCGAGAACAAAAGGATTTATTTATGAAGTTAATTAGCGTGTCAGGAATCGGCCCAAAAGGCGGTTTAGCTATTTTAGCGTCAGGTAATCCAGCGCAGGTTGTCCAAGCTGTGGAGGAGGAAGACGAGAAGTTTTTAGTTAAGTTTCCAGGAGTAGGTAAAAAAACAGCTCGACAGATGATTCTAGATTTAAAAGGAAAGCTGCATGATATTGTGCCAGATGCCGTTCCTTCTTTATTTGCAGATTTGGACGCACAAGAAGTCAAATCTCAAAGTTCAGAAGCACTCGATGAAGCGATTGAAGCACTTAAAGTATTAGGTTACGCAGAAAGAGAAATCAAAAAAATTGTTCCAGCTTTAATGAAGGAAACGATGACAACAGATCAGTATATTAAAGAAGCGCTAAAACGATTATTGAAACAATAA
- a CDS encoding BofC C-terminal domain-containing protein, which yields MKKVIHQAAFLMLVSIVLCIMPYRADANEKEPMTLFLERVYVDGVVSQEMIKSPSMTKKQLMKKYKNWRLLKETDRELVFRTSIDDISPILKDNGYVGLSVNGILSAFEGKPASSQHIIQSFFQIDIKRLESYQHEQLKKGIRVQSKDEYLSLINFYKIYQLQQRPLSIKQPFFSMVK from the coding sequence GTGAAGAAAGTCATTCATCAAGCAGCTTTTTTAATGCTAGTAAGTATTGTGCTTTGTATAATGCCATACCGTGCAGATGCGAATGAAAAGGAGCCGATGACATTATTTCTTGAGCGCGTGTATGTGGATGGAGTCGTAAGTCAAGAGATGATCAAAAGCCCTTCTATGACAAAAAAACAATTAATGAAAAAATATAAAAATTGGCGACTGCTTAAAGAAACCGATCGAGAGCTAGTTTTTAGAACAAGCATAGACGATATTTCACCTATTTTAAAAGACAACGGCTACGTAGGGCTTTCTGTTAACGGTATTCTCTCAGCATTTGAAGGCAAGCCAGCTTCGTCGCAGCACATTATACAGTCGTTTTTTCAAATTGACATCAAAAGGCTTGAAAGCTATCAGCATGAACAATTAAAGAAAGGTATTCGCGTTCAATCAAAAGATGAATATCTTTCCCTCATTAATTTCTATAAAATCTATCAGCTCCAGCAGCGGCCGCTTTCGATCAAGCAGCCGTTTTTTAGTATGGTAAAATAA